One Drosophila teissieri strain GT53w chromosome X, Prin_Dtei_1.1, whole genome shotgun sequence genomic window, GCTGTGGCACCGCTTGTGGGCAATCAGGTTGCTGGAGTAGCGGAAACTGCGACCGCAGATGTCACAGCTATGCGGCTTCTCCCCCGTGTGCGTGAGCATGTGCTTTTTGTAGCCGGACTTTTGGGTCAGCCGCTTGCCGCAGATGCTGCACTCGAATGGCTTGATGCCGCTGTGGATTAGCAGGTGTGTGCGTAGCGAGGACGCCTGCCGGTAGACCTTGAAGCAGGTGGGGCACCTGTTCGGATTGTTTCGGTCGTGCAGCGTCACGTGGCCGTCGTGGGCGTTTCGGGTCTTGAAGGACTCGCCGCAGATCTTGCAAACGTACGGCGTGGCCGTGCCGTGTAGCTGCATGTGGTACTTGAACGAGTTGTTGGTGCTCAATTGCTTGCCGCAGATCTGGGGAACACAAGGTTTGAGGGCTACGCTGTGGGATGATTTGCGATTGAGGGTCAGCTTACTTGACACTGCAGGGAGGGATTAAGAGGTTTCCAAAGGCGGCTCCTGCTGGACACAGGTTGCTCTGCTTTCTCCACAATCTCGTACAGATCCTCGCCAGCTTTGGCCTGCACAACGGGCTCAATTTGGAGCGAATCTTCCATGCTATGGACATGGTTTTCTTGGCGTATGTGGTGCGAGCCATGCAGCGTCATGTGGTGCTGAAAGGTCCTTTTGCTGCTCAGTTCTTTGCCGCAAATCTGGCGAAAATGGGATACTAATTTGGGATTACATACTTAAAACTCAGTGCTCAGTACTCACGAGACATTGGAGCACGGGTTTGGACTTCCTTTGCCTGCTCTTACTGGCCAATGGTTCGCTTTTCGCTGGAGCTTCCACTAAACGTTGCTCCGCATCGTCGATCACCTCGTACAGATCCTCGCCTGCTTTGGGATCCAAGTAGATCTCTGCAATAGTGTGACTATGCTGCTCCTCGCAGTTCTCCTTCTCTGGCAACTCCTCCTGCCGTTCCAGTTCAAGATCCAGCCTCTCCTTTTGTATACGTGGTTCCTCCTCATCTGATTCGACGACCAGCTGATCCGCCTCATTACGCATAGTTTCTGCAGCATACCCAGCCACTTCCTGCTCATCGAGCACAAGTACAAAGTCCTCCGGAATCTCGGGTGACAGCCTGTCCCTAGGATCCTGTCCCGCGTTGATCCTCTTGCTGCGGCAAAAGTCCGCATGACTCTGCCGCAGCAATCTGTCCATGCGGTGGACACTGCGCTTGAACTCCAGCGAGAGCCGCAGCTTGGCCACGCAGCCCGGGCAGATGTGGTGGGGCAGGAAGAGCTCCGACTCCAAGATCTCCAATCCGCTGCAGTAGCTCAGAATGGTGGCCAGAGTCGCCAGTTTGCCGGCAATGAGGTTGCTGAGCGGCTTGAAGAGCGGCAGGCAGCGGGGCGATGCTGTGTGGCAAACGCGGCACAAAGCATCTGGCGGCGACATGGCAGTCCTGCGTTGGACTTTCCAATCAATAAACTAAGCAAACTTTCAAGtaaataacaaattctagCGTCCAGAACAGTGATGCCAAGGCACAGCTGATCCACTAGTGCTGGCACTGCTAAGAGCTAGCTTGGAAATAGCCAAAGGTTGTGCATGTCCATAAATGCGCTTAAGTGACTagtttcttttcattttattttttgttaatttaggCGAAACTTAAAAGCATGCTTAGCTAATTATCAGTGCAACAAAGATAAGTTCATTTGCAACAGATGCCGATAGATCTGGCTAGAAAAATGGGCAATTTACAGCTGCTGCGAGCCACGTGCTAAATGTGCTAACGCCTGCTGTCGACTGGCAGTGGCCAAAGCAAAATCCCTAACGCCAAAGCCGTGCCGGTGCGAAGTTGAAatttttgttggaaattttgtaaaagaaaaaagttgcTGCTAGCCGAGCAGGACTCGCGAACGGCGCCTAGGACTCTAAAATCGGGAAGGGAAGGAAAGCATGAGCATGAGCATGGCACCGGCCACCGTCCTCCACTTGCTGCGCGGCCTCAGCACGCCGCGCGTTCTCACCCGAATCCATCAGCACCGCGCATTGGGTAATCACCataaccaccaccaccaccatcacaaccagcagcaccagcagcgactatccacatgcacatcggcagctcctcctccatcgGCGCTCTGCCCCATCCTGCGCACAGCCCGCGGCTACAGCAGCACAGCCAGTAAGTGACTCCTAATCCCATCCAATCCCATTCAATGCAATCCAATGCCATGTGCCCTTTGCCCGTTTTGCAGAGCAAGAAGCAGCTGGAGAAGCCCCTGGTGCGGCCACTGAGACTTCCCCGTCTCCCGTATCGAATGCCCCGCTGCTGGCCAAGCTCTTTCCGCAGACCTCGCCGGAGGTGGACACCAATGCAGAGCAGGAGCGCCAGAAgcgcgaggaggaggaggctaAGGAGAACGAGCGCGCCTGGAAGCGCATGAAGCTGGGGTAAGCTCGCTCTCGCTACTCTactatgtgtacatatgtataacgATGCTCCTGCAGCTTCGCAATCTTTGGAGGCGGCGGCGTGGCGGCTGGACTGTGGGCCGTCTACGAGTTCGGCAAGCCCGAGTTGGACCCCAACGGGCAGGCGATCGAGGACGAGTTCACACACAAACCGCTGGTGCAGCAGTATCTGCAGCGGATGTGGAAGAGCATCCACTACTATCAGCGCATGATTCAGGAGCCGTCGCGGGCCAAGCTGCTGCCCGATCCGCTCAAGCCGCCGTATGTGCAGCCGCGCTATACGCTAGTGCTGGAGATGAAGGACGTGCTAGTGCATCCGGACTGGACCTACCAGACTGGCTGGCGCTTCAAGAAGCGTCCCGGCGTCGATCATTTCCTTGCCGAGTGCGCCAAGGACTTTGAAATTGTTGTCTTCACCGCCGAGCAGGGCATGACCGTGTTCCCCATTCTGGATGCGCTCGATCCCAACGGTTACATTATGTACCGCCTGGTCAGGGATGCCACGCACTTTGTGGACGGACATCATGTGAAGAATCTGGATAACCTCAATCGCGACCTGAAGAAGGCAAGTGCAGGCAACTGAAGCGTTTTTTCCTTTGCAATCATCTagaaaatgaaacattttagGTGATTGTTGTTGACTGGGATGCGAATGCCACCAAGATGCATCCGGACAACACATTCGGCATGCCCCGCTGGCACGGCAATGACGATGATGGCCAATTGCTGGACCTCATCGCCTTCCTGAAGAGTAAGTGGTTACACTTTGAAGGGTAAACAACATTGCGCTCATTGTGCCTTTCCCTACAGTAATTGCACAGAGCAACGTGGACGATGTGCGTGAGGTGCTCCACTACTATCGCCAGTTCGACGATCCCATCAACCAGTTCCGGGAAAACCAGCGCAAGTTGGCCGAGCAAATGCTGGAGGCGGAGCGCATCGAGCAGGCGAAGACCAAGCCCATGGTCAAGCAGTGGTCGCGCAACATTCTGGGGCGCTAGGAGGCTGGCCATCGCGCACACCCCGTCCCGTTCCATATGCATACCTTAACCTTCCTTCCGCCTGCCCGGAGCACACCCAAGCAAACATACCCTGCAGCAGCACACTGGCCATATTTTTTCGTCGACTTAGATTAGGAGTAGGAGTGGGAGAGTAGGCAGCAGGTTGGGAAGGCACGCTCTTTCCTTTGCTCCTTTGGGTGAAGTGAAGACAAGGcgcctgtttttgttttattaaataactaaacttgcttgtttttgttgtttggcaaTGTAatcataatattattataaacagACGACTTAACCgcgaaaccaaaaacaaaacacacccATGTCTTTCATTGCGCCAGCAGCGAACACCTTGGATGTGCGTTATCTTATCAAAAAGACATCAAAAGTGGATACGAGTGGCTAAAACCACTAAAAAGTTATCGTCTTGCAGATAATATAGCACATGAAAACGAGGTGTTTATATGGGTAAAAAATAAGTGTATAATTACGTTTATTATGTATAATTCCTAACAGTTTTAGCGAATCTTAAATGTACAATGCTTAGGCTAGACTTACGTCCTAGAGCTACCTACAGCGCCCTCAGCTTGGTGCCCGCCTaaagcaccaccaccactttGGAGGTGGACACCGGCTGCTCAGGTACTTCGGTCAGGTGGAGAGTGGACGCTGATCCGCCGTCCGCAGCTCCTGCCGCCGCCCGTCGGCGGTGGTCGATTGACTGACCACCACCGGAGGTGGCCATCACCGGCGTCTCCTTGTTGTGGACGCGCAAATGGCTATTCAGTCGCTTCTTGGTGGGAAAGGCCTTCATGCAGACCTCGCACTTGAACGGCTTTTCGCCGGAATGCAGGCGTACGTGGGCATTGAGGTTGCTGGTGAACGTGAAGGCACGCCCGCAGATGGGACATTTGTGCGGCTTGGCGCCGGTGTGGACCAGCAGGTGCTTCTTGTAGCCGGACTTCTGCGACAGACCCACGCCGCAGATCTCGCAGGTGAAGGCCTTCTCGCCGGTGTGGCTGATCTTGTGCTGGCGCAACGAGGACGAATCGTAGTACGCCTTGTCGCACAGATCGCAGGCGTAGGGCCGCTCTCCCGTGTGCGTGAGCTTGTGGCGCCTGAGATGATCGTACGCCGCATATCCACGGCCGCACTGATCGCAGTTGTAGGGCTTCTCCTCCGCATGCGTTCTCCGGTGCGCCGCCAGACTTGAGGTGGTCCGGTAGAAGCGTCCGCAGATATTACACTGGTGCGGCTTGACATTGGTGTGGGTGAGCATGTGCGCCTTGTAGTTGCGAAGATGCTTCAGCCGCTTGCCACACTCCTCGCACTCGTAGTGCTTCTCGTCCACGTGGGAGCGCATGTGCTGGTTGAGTCGGCACAGCTGGCGGAACGCCTTCTGGCACACGGTGCACACGTGCGGCAGTGCTTCGCCAGCGGTCGGCGGCGTTGAGTCCAGCGACTCCTCCAGGAAGTCCTCCTCTTCGCAGACATCCTCCGCCTCGGCCAGCTATGCGTGTGTGCGGGGGAATTGGTGATGAGAAGGGACATGCGCCTTGTGCGTTACAACTTGACCACTTACCAGATGCTCCTCGcgctcctcatcctcctccatTTCGAGGGTCTCCTCGCCGATGACCTCGTCTATGGCTCCTTCCGCGGGTATCACAATCATCTGGCCGTCCAGTATCTCGTCGTGGGCGCCAGAGTCGTCCATCACCTCGATCTCATCTTCCTCCGTGACGATCGTTTCGTACTCATTCTTGATGGTCACATACTCGACCTCGGCTGGCTGAAACTCATGCACGCTTTCCATGGTGATGTGCTCCTGCTGGTCGCCCGACTCTGCCTGCTGGTGCTCCTCTTCCGTCAGCTCGTCATCCTGATCGGCCACTTCCTCGATGACGaactcctcgtcctcctcgggGCTCGAGTGCATGTGGCGTTCCGCCTCTGCTGCTTGTTCTTCCAACTGTCAGAGAAATATAGTTAGTCATAAGTTAGTCGTTTCAATTTTAGCTTTAACGAAGCCTCCTCCTATTTAGGCGCCATTCCCACCCGCTGTAAGTAATCGCTGATCCTCGTTGGCATCGCGGAAACGAGAGTGTCATGTGGACCCCCAAGTGACAGTTACTTACAGTGCCGTTCTCCTGTTCCTCGTTGAGCATCTCGATCATGACGTACTCCTCGCTGGGGTCGCCCGCCTGCAGGTTGTGCTCGTCGTGCtgctggctttggctttggctctggTTGTGGCTCTGGCTGTGACtatggttctggttctggctCTGGTGGTGGCTGGTGCCATGCACCTCGTCCAGGCCCAGGCGGAGCAGCTCGTCCGAGTCGATGACCATGCGCTTGAAGTTGAACGCctgctccagcagctgcaggcaGTTGAGGCAGATGTGCTGCGGCATGGCGGCGCCGTCCTGCGGCTCGAAGGACAGCCCCGAGCAGTAGTGGAGCATGCTGGCCAGCGTGGTGCTGCCCTCCGGGCCCAGCTCGATCTCCTCCTGCAGCGGCTTGTGCTGCTTGCAGGCACGCGTGCACGTCCGGCAGTTGAGGACCACCACTCCGGGCGCCTTGCCACTCATCATCCTGTGCGTATCCGCTGTCCGTTGTccactgttgctgttgctgtcgctgtcCTTGCCCGGGATCGTTGTCGTCGGGCTGCGCTGGATTCGTCGCTTTTATGACGTTTGGCTACTCCTTTTTTgtaattgttaatttaattctTATGCGTTTTTTTGGGCAGATGTTTATGCGATACTATCGGTATCGGTGCAGCAGGCATCGATTGCTTACGCGGTTCTGTTGTCCGATTAATCGAATTTAGTTTCAACATCTTTCAACTTCTGTTAAGCAAACGAAGGCCGTTAACAGAACGACGGCTGTTAATTGAAACTTAACGGCTACTGTGAACTTAGCAGTTTATTTgaaacttaaattattttgtacaGCTTATTTGCAAAAATAGAATATTTCGTAGAAATTAAAACGCACTTCGTTTTTGAATAAGGGCTTAACTTAGCAAGACCAGCTTACAGATCGAACGAATGGTTGGGCGGGTGAATGAAGCTGGTGATCTGCTTGCGTTTGGCTGAAGAACTGCGGCCCGATTCCCTTGAATCCTTTGATCGGCGTCGACTCAAAGATGAGTGTGTGGCTCCACCACGGCCAAGAGAACGTCCACGGACCGAACTGTGTGCGGATGATGAGGTCTGGGAAGTCAACGAGCGGTTCCGAATGGTCTGGGTCATCCGACGCATTTCCGCCTTCCGATTGGTCACTTCCGCTTTGATGTACCGCGACCGCTGCATCAGCTTCTTGCGCTCCACGCGCAGCATTTGCGCCTCCATGAAGCGTTTCTGGCACACGGACTTGGCCACCTCGATGTCCTTGCACAGCttttccatctccatttcctgcgCAAGAACAaatgcatacatataaatgGTGTTTGGGACCAATTGGACTAATACTGATCCTCCTCATCCTAATCGCTTACCTTCCGCTCCTTGTACTTGTCGAAGTGGCGGTGGTTGCACCGCTGGAAAGTCACGGCAAAGTCGTTGCCGACAGTGAAGGGTTCCGGGTGGAATAGCTGCTTGAAGTGGTTGGGCATCGAGTTGATCAACTGGCGGCCACGGACGCTCCGCCGGCAGGTTGGGCACTCAAAGACGGGCGCGTCGCTGGGCGTGCGGCCGGCGGAGACTTTGACGCAACGCTCGCAGAATACATGGTGGCAGGCGAGCAGGAAGAAGGTGTGCTGCTTGTCGGAGAACAGGGCGTAGCAGTTGTTGCAGTGGATCCACAGCTTGTGCGCGTTGGGCTCGGCGGCCTGACATGCTTCTGATCTTGACATGGTCGTTTCGGTGGCGAGTGGCTTATGCGCACATTTCAACTGAATATATTTTGCGATTGAATTACCAACAGGATCAATGAAACGAGTGGACAGCTCTGGACCAGACCAGGACCTGCCAACTCCTGCACTTCTGCGCCGCATAACGGTTCTTGCTAgacaaaacatttatttattaagagaacaaaaaattcacATATTAAAACACATATTCGATTCACTGGTATACGGCTTATATCCTACTGGCGACGCATGCGCTCGATGGGATCCCTGGGCCGGATGCGGTAGCGCTTCGAGGAGCTGGACGGCGACATCTGGCTGCAGTACTGATTGTCCAGCGTCTGGGTGCGCTTCCTCTTCAGGCTGCGGTGGTCTTCCATGGCGGAGTCCTTGGAATTGGGCCGCACCAGGGAGCCGGCGATGGAGGCGCAGCGACGGATGAGTGAGCCCGAGCCGGCGTTCTCCTTATCCGCATCCCTGTCCCTCTCCATATCCTTATCTTTGTCTTTTTCCCGCTCGCCGCGCAAACTGGCCGGCAGTCGCATCATTGAGGTCATCAGCGACCACAGGCGACCGGAGTTGGGCGCCTCCAGCTTCTTGTCGTTGCACGTGGAGGCGTTCGTGGGCCGGAAcacctcgtcctcctcctcgtcctccggcTCGCCCACATCCTGCACGCCGCTAAAGACTCGCTGCTGACGACATTCCCGCAACGGAGGACGCACCCGGGGACGCTGCAATGGCGGCGAGATGAGGGCCTGCACCGCCAACCCCTTCTCCTTGCACTTATCCTTCTCCTTGGGCGAAAACTCGCCGCTCAGCTGGCGCGGCACAATCGCCTGGCGATGACGCCGCTCTGGATGCTCCGGCGTTCCCGGCTCCGGTGTGAAAAACTGATCCTTGGTTtcgtcgccatcgccattgcgTTGCTGGCTGCTCTTGGGCGGCGTCTCAAACTTGATCTGCTTCTTATTGATCCCGGCACCGGTGACACGGATGGGCGTTATGGTCGGCACGTGGCACACTTCCGCCGATTGCGAGGTGGAGCGTATGATCTCCACGCTCTCGCAGGAGTTGTACACCGTGGAGGAGCTCTCCTGCGAGCTGGAGTTCGTTCGCGTGATGATGATCGACTCGGTGGTCAGTTTCTGAGCGGACAGCAGGAACTGCCGCTTGCACTGATCGGAATTCCGCGCGGAGCTGTAGCTGGAgccgccactgccactgccgctgccgctgatCTCCGAGGCGCTGGACTCGCTCTGGGTGCGCCGCATAGCTGGCGAGAGTCGCAGGTCCAGAGCGGATGAACCCACTGCCTCGTGGGAGCTGTGCTCACTGTGCTCGCTGAGATCGAGGCGCACGCGGCGCTGGACTACTGCCGATGGCGGCTGGTGGACCATCATGCCGCCGTGCTCCACGAAGGCCTTCTGTATGCTCTTCGACATGACCTGGCGCAGCGGTGTTGCGGCGCTCATCTTGTTGCGGGCGCCCATCTTCCAGGTGCGCTGCTGCAAcggctgctggtgctggtgctgctggacGGGATTGGTCTCGGGCGCCGGACTGGGCTCCTCGTGATAGATACTGGAGACATGGCCGCCAGTGGAGGCATTGAAGGTAATCGGCTCCTTGGGCTTGGCGAACACGGACTCCACATGGAGCGGCGTGGACGTTGATCGTATCACCTTACCCTTCTCCACCGTCTCCGACGCATTGACGCCCAGGTGGCCGATGGAGCGACGAATGGAGCTGTTGCTGAACGACGAGAGGTTGCGTATGGAGGAGACGCTGTCGCTGATGAACTCCTCGTGGGTGATGCGGCTCTTGGCCTTCCAGCGCATGTTGATCAGCGAAATGGGCGTGACGGCCGGCGATGTTTGCGTGGAGATGGCTGTGCTGTTGGCCGCCCTCTTCAGCGTCGCCTTCGATGTCTCCGTGGCGCCGGTGACATCAGTGCAGCCGTCCGGCGTGCAGCTCTGCTCCTGGTCCACACACTTGCTAAACTCGCGCAGGTCATCGATGCGCGTGTAGTTGCGCTGGCACTTGCGGCATCTCAGCGGCAGGTGGCACGTCTCGATGTGGGCCAGCAGCTCGCCGTGCATCTCCtcgcgcagcagcagcgggcgCCGCTCGCAGATCGGACAGAACACATAGATGGTGGTCGCGCCGGACTCCATTTGATGGCGATGCTCGGTTatgccgccgacgccgcccGCCACTTTCGATCCCAATGGCTCGCGCACAGCAATGGCGTGGGCTTTGAACTGATGCTTCTGCCGGCATTGGCCGCAACAGAAGACCCGCTTACAAATGTGACACTTGCCCTGGAAATCAACGAGGAATCACTACTACTTCCAGCTACAGCATGGATGCGTTTTGGGGGCCTACCTCGTCGGGCTGTCGCATGATTAGGACATTGGAAAACGACATCAAACGCTAGTTGCGAATTCAACACATGGCAATGAAACGGTTCTTCAGCTAGATATGGCAGGTTATACCTCATCCGGAC contains:
- the LOC122624112 gene encoding zinc finger protein 3 homolog; this encodes MSPPDALCRVCHTASPRCLPLFKPLSNLIAGKLATLATILSYCSGLEILESELFLPHHICPGCVAKLRLSLEFKRSVHRMDRLLRQSHADFCRSKRINAGQDPRDRLSPEIPEDFVLVLDEQEVAGYAAETMRNEADQLVVESDEEEPRIQKERLDLELERQEELPEKENCEEQHSHTIAEIYLDPKAGEDLYEVIDDAEQRLVEAPAKSEPLASKSRQRKSKPVLQCLICGKELSSKRTFQHHMTLHGSHHIRQENHVHSMEDSLQIEPVVQAKAGEDLYEIVEKAEQPVSSRSRLWKPLNPSLQCQICGKQLSTNNSFKYHMQLHGTATPYVCKICGESFKTRNAHDGHVTLHDRNNPNRCPTCFKVYRQASSLRTHLLIHSGIKPFECSICGKRLTQKSGYKKHMLTHTGEKPHSCDICGRSFRYSSNLIAHKRCHSQEKPHHCQVCQKRSFGSRSELNRHMLVHSSERPFGCEQCGKSFKRQISLGIHLQSHAPGRQRKRGDRRKTDVLLEQQDQPEET
- the LOC122623972 gene encoding mitochondrial import inner membrane translocase subunit TIM50-C; the encoded protein is MSMSMAPATVLHLLRGLSTPRVLTRIHQHRALGNHHNHHHHHHNQQHQQRLSTCTSAAPPPSALCPILRTARGYSSTAKQEAAGEAPGAATETSPSPVSNAPLLAKLFPQTSPEVDTNAEQERQKREEEEAKENERAWKRMKLGFAIFGGGGVAAGLWAVYEFGKPELDPNGQAIEDEFTHKPLVQQYLQRMWKSIHYYQRMIQEPSRAKLLPDPLKPPYVQPRYTLVLEMKDVLVHPDWTYQTGWRFKKRPGVDHFLAECAKDFEIVVFTAEQGMTVFPILDALDPNGYIMYRLVRDATHFVDGHHVKNLDNLNRDLKKVIVVDWDANATKMHPDNTFGMPRWHGNDDDGQLLDLIAFLKIIAQSNVDDVREVLHYYRQFDDPINQFRENQRKLAEQMLEAERIEQAKTKPMVKQWSRNILGR
- the LOC122623912 gene encoding zinc finger protein 391; the protein is MMSGKAPGVVVLNCRTCTRACKQHKPLQEEIELGPEGSTTLASMLHYCSGLSFEPQDGAAMPQHICLNCLQLLEQAFNFKRMVIDSDELLRLGLDEVHGTSHHQSQNQNHSHSQSHNQSQSQSQQHDEHNLQAGDPSEEYVMIEMLNEEQENGTLEEQAAEAERHMHSSPEEDEEFVIEEVADQDDELTEEEHQQAESGDQQEHITMESVHEFQPAEVEYVTIKNEYETIVTEEDEIEVMDDSGAHDEILDGQMIVIPAEGAIDEVIGEETLEMEEDEEREEHLLAEAEDVCEEEDFLEESLDSTPPTAGEALPHVCTVCQKAFRQLCRLNQHMRSHVDEKHYECEECGKRLKHLRNYKAHMLTHTNVKPHQCNICGRFYRTTSSLAAHRRTHAEEKPYNCDQCGRGYAAYDHLRRHKLTHTGERPYACDLCDKAYYDSSSLRQHKISHTGEKAFTCEICGVGLSQKSGYKKHLLVHTGAKPHKCPICGRAFTFTSNLNAHVRLHSGEKPFKCEVCMKAFPTKKRLNSHLRVHNKETPVMATSGGGQSIDHRRRAAAGAADGGSASTLHLTEVPEQPVSTSKVVVVL
- the LOC122624399 gene encoding RING finger protein vilya; protein product: MFCLARTVMRRRSAGVGRSWSGPELSTRFIDPVGNSIAKYIQLKCAHKPLATETTMSRSEACQAAEPNAHKLWIHCNNCYALFSDKQHTFFLLACHHVFCERCVKVSAGRTPSDAPVFECPTCRRSVRGRQLINSMPNHFKQLFHPEPFTVGNDFAVTFQRCNHRHFDKYKERKEMEMEKLCKDIEVAKSVCQKRFMEAQMLRVERKKLMQRSRYIKAEVTNRKAEMRRMTQTIRNRSLTSQTSSSAHSSVRGRSLGRGGATHSSLSRRRSKDSRESGRSSSAKRKQITSFIHPPNHSFDL
- the LOC122624398 gene encoding mitosis initiation protein fs(1)Ya; its protein translation is MSFSNVLIMRQPDEGKCHICKRVFCCGQCRQKHQFKAHAIAVREPLGSKVAGGVGGITEHRHQMESGATTIYVFCPICERRPLLLREEMHGELLAHIETCHLPLRCRKCQRNYTRIDDLREFSKCVDQEQSCTPDGCTDVTGATETSKATLKRAANSTAISTQTSPAVTPISLINMRWKAKSRITHEEFISDSVSSIRNLSSFSNSSIRRSIGHLGVNASETVEKGKVIRSTSTPLHVESVFAKPKEPITFNASTGGHVSSIYHEEPSPAPETNPVQQHQHQQPLQQRTWKMGARNKMSAATPLRQVMSKSIQKAFVEHGGMMVHQPPSAVVQRRVRLDLSEHSEHSSHEAVGSSALDLRLSPAMRRTQSESSASEISGSGSGSGGSSYSSARNSDQCKRQFLLSAQKLTTESIIITRTNSSSQESSSTVYNSCESVEIIRSTSQSAEVCHVPTITPIRVTGAGINKKQIKFETPPKSSQQRNGDGDETKDQFFTPEPGTPEHPERRHRQAIVPRQLSGEFSPKEKDKCKEKGLAVQALISPPLQRPRVRPPLRECRQQRVFSGVQDVGEPEDEEEDEVFRPTNASTCNDKKLEAPNSGRLWSLMTSMMRLPASLRGEREKDKDKDMERDRDADKENAGSGSLIRRCASIAGSLVRPNSKDSAMEDHRSLKRKRTQTLDNQYCSQMSPSSSSKRYRIRPRDPIERMRRQ